A genomic region of Sulfobacillus acidophilus DSM 10332 contains the following coding sequences:
- a CDS encoding integrase family protein (PFAM: Phage integrase family~COGs: COG4974 Site-specific recombinase XerD~InterPro IPR002104~KEGG: fri:FraEuI1c_0027 integrase family protein~PFAM: Integrase, catalytic core, phage~SPTR: Integrase family protein), giving the protein MNRPRNPTGFVRPHPDTKSKRWQGVVKYPDPDKPGQWKTRSKTFERKAEAQKWVDETLAEHRQNPTYKPPSDETLQEFLSRWLNESVRGRRRTSTVERYRVDIDHVVRYIGEVPLARLTPRLIQGLYGRLATDDGLSPSSIKHVHVVLRAALTDALTWDLLVKDPLRGVTPPQPQPKELIIPTVDQARAFLRVAESHRLWALWAFLALSGARKGEALGLQWSDIDWDARTVTIQRTVAGYASKRTVNPPKSRAGRRVIALSEFLSETLRRHMHQQKLERLAAGSRWEEGPWVFTTRHGRWLAPAHVHEQFKRLLSQAGLPSTMRIHDLRHAMASYWLANGVPVKVVSERLGHGNIAITLQVYGHLLPNMQAEAADKMDAWLLDGVTTASPRAEKKEVMDDSS; this is encoded by the coding sequence ATGAACCGCCCCCGCAACCCGACCGGCTTTGTCCGGCCGCATCCGGACACGAAAAGCAAACGCTGGCAAGGCGTCGTCAAATACCCGGATCCCGACAAACCCGGCCAGTGGAAAACCCGGTCGAAGACGTTCGAGCGGAAAGCGGAAGCCCAGAAATGGGTCGACGAAACCCTGGCCGAACACCGCCAAAACCCGACCTACAAGCCGCCGAGCGATGAGACGCTGCAAGAGTTTTTGTCCCGATGGCTGAATGAGTCCGTGCGCGGACGGCGGCGCACGTCCACCGTCGAACGATACCGGGTGGACATTGATCACGTCGTCCGGTACATCGGGGAGGTGCCCTTGGCCCGGTTGACCCCCCGGCTCATCCAGGGGCTCTACGGGCGGCTAGCCACGGACGACGGCTTGTCCCCCAGCAGCATTAAGCACGTGCACGTGGTGCTCCGGGCGGCGCTGACTGATGCGCTGACATGGGATCTCCTGGTCAAAGATCCCTTGCGGGGCGTGACGCCACCCCAACCGCAGCCCAAAGAACTGATTATTCCGACCGTGGATCAAGCCCGTGCTTTTCTGCGGGTTGCGGAATCCCATCGGCTCTGGGCCTTGTGGGCCTTCTTGGCGCTCAGTGGGGCTCGTAAGGGCGAGGCGTTGGGATTGCAATGGAGTGACATCGATTGGGACGCGCGGACGGTCACGATTCAGCGCACCGTGGCCGGGTATGCCTCCAAACGCACCGTGAACCCGCCAAAATCCCGCGCCGGGCGGCGGGTGATCGCTTTGTCGGAGTTTCTGTCGGAGACCTTGCGGCGTCATATGCACCAGCAAAAGTTGGAACGGTTAGCGGCCGGATCGCGTTGGGAAGAGGGGCCGTGGGTGTTTACCACCCGTCACGGTCGATGGCTGGCTCCCGCCCATGTCCACGAGCAGTTCAAGCGTTTGCTGAGTCAGGCGGGCCTGCCGTCGACGATGCGGATCCACGACTTGCGGCATGCGATGGCCTCGTATTGGCTTGCCAACGGCGTCCCGGTGAAGGTCGTCAGTGAGCGGTTAGGGCATGGCAACATCGCCATCACGTTACAGGTCTATGGTCACTTGCTGCCTAACATGCAAGCGGAAGCGGCGGATAAGATGGACGCCTGGCTGCTGGATGGCGTCACCACGGCGTCACCACGAGCGGAGAAAAAAGAGGTCATGGATGATTCTTCCTGA
- a CDS encoding Glyoxalase/bleomycin resistance protein/dioxygenase (PFAM: Glyoxalase/Bleomycin resistance protein/Dioxygenase superfamily~InterPro IPR004360~KEGG: tmr:Tmar_1449 glyoxalase/bleomycin resistance protein/dioxygenase~PFAM: Glyoxalase/bleomycin resistance protein/dioxygenase~SPTR: Glyoxalase/bleomycin resistance protein/dioxygenase), with the protein MRRLHVALNVSQLDRSIAFYEQLLETRPVRRIGDYAQFLTDEPALNMALTEHPVSEIFRGHFGIEVDDPTMVEDALQRLTAAGLMPEPEPDVNCCHARQEKFWVRDPDGHRWEIFWVRSREGLS; encoded by the coding sequence ATGCGTCGGTTACACGTTGCCTTAAACGTCTCGCAGCTGGACCGGTCCATTGCCTTTTACGAACAGTTGTTGGAAACGCGTCCCGTTCGCCGAATAGGAGATTATGCCCAATTTCTCACCGACGAACCGGCCCTTAATATGGCGCTGACCGAACATCCGGTCTCCGAGATTTTCCGGGGCCATTTCGGAATAGAAGTGGACGATCCGACCATGGTCGAGGACGCTCTTCAGCGGTTAACGGCCGCAGGGCTGATGCCGGAACCTGAACCGGACGTCAACTGCTGTCACGCCCGGCAAGAAAAGTTCTGGGTTCGCGATCCGGACGGCCATCGCTGGGAAATCTTTTGGGTCCGTTCCCGGGAGGGACTCTCATGA
- a CDS encoding hypothetical protein (KEGG: aau:AAur_0427 putative protein of unknown function (DUF1526)~SPTR: Putative uncharacterized protein) codes for MSIFSTYSQQENQITATLLAVLQELRFPVTEHILQTLVEESEADLVVFENQPQGTTSRPDARISGSFSYWFEVKRVPGAINLKQIETHLKGINKPPTGMNRLIVLTPDFVEPPGLNQYYDKGVVWNNFNALYDICQTLLEPEESVFRLTSNERYLLAEFAEFLVESNLVQHAEPTVVVVPARLAWDDYKQYHAYICQPNRTFRNATYMGFYRQKAIKRWIPQIVEHLTAVTLEEGTVESNRFRSLIDAIPPVVTFD; via the coding sequence ATGTCTATTTTTTCTACCTATAGCCAGCAGGAAAACCAGATTACCGCGACGCTGTTGGCGGTGTTGCAAGAGTTACGGTTTCCGGTGACCGAACATATTTTGCAGACCTTGGTGGAGGAATCGGAAGCCGATTTGGTTGTATTTGAAAATCAGCCTCAAGGAACGACGTCGAGACCGGATGCCAGAATTTCCGGCTCGTTTTCTTATTGGTTCGAAGTAAAAAGGGTACCGGGCGCTATTAACCTGAAACAAATCGAAACCCATTTGAAGGGGATTAATAAGCCTCCGACGGGGATGAACCGTCTGATTGTATTGACGCCCGATTTTGTCGAACCGCCCGGGTTAAACCAGTACTACGATAAAGGGGTAGTGTGGAATAACTTCAATGCGTTGTATGACATATGCCAAACCTTGCTCGAACCGGAAGAATCCGTATTTCGCTTAACGTCGAACGAGCGGTACCTGTTGGCGGAGTTTGCGGAGTTTTTGGTCGAATCGAATCTGGTCCAACACGCCGAGCCGACGGTGGTGGTGGTTCCGGCGCGGCTGGCTTGGGATGACTACAAGCAGTACCACGCCTATATTTGTCAACCGAACCGAACCTTTCGCAATGCAACGTATATGGGGTTTTACCGGCAAAAAGCGATAAAACGTTGGATTCCGCAGATTGTTGAACATCTGACCGCCGTGACCTTGGAAGAGGGGACGGTAGAGTCGAATCGGTTTCGCTCTTTAATTGACGCCATACCGCCCGTGGTGACGTTCGATTAG
- a CDS encoding type III restriction protein res subunit (PFAM: Type III restriction enzyme, res subunit~InterPro IPR006935~KEGG: aac:Aaci_3087 type III restriction protein res subunit~PFAM: Restriction endonuclease, type I, R subunit/Type III, Res subunit~SPTR: Type III restriction protein res subunit), translating to MMPLKHYQQRALTVIDQYLQALRDWRDKVSALPEDVRGAVDFPAKAWEAVGGRQPYHAKQTGAGEPLPHFCLKVPTGGGKTYLAVQTIDRIQQHYLHRLTGLVLWIVPTQQIYRQTLAHLRDRHHPYRQFLDVATGGRVMVVEKTDRFTPDDVATRLVIVLLMLPSANRRDKETLKLFQDASGFEAFFPPEGDYPAHEQWLQRWPNLDYFGDEASWFGRQVKTSLGNVLRILSPVIILDEGQKAYSASAQDTIRGFNPAIIVELSATPPRGSNILVDIRGRDLDQEEMIKLDLHVTNRASPRWQDTLADSVAWREALEEKAVQYEARTGVYIRPITLIQVERTGKDQVDAGYIHAEHVKQALMDVHGVPEDHIAIKSSEQDDIEGIDLLAKDCPIRYIITKQALQEGWDCPFAYVLTVLTNPSSQTALTQLVGRILRQPYAKKTGVPALDESYVFCFQRQASELAQSIKDGLEDEGLGDLAHSVALSDRDKPSDGPPRTVGIRERFRRFEGKVYLPRFVITEAGREEDLQYEMDLVRRIRWEELRLDRLDTLVLGIPSLVDWEVAYGYGETAETVVERERREYEAAHRAINVLFLTRRLEALVPNPWVARDIVNRAIDRLRTRYDEAVIAANQVFLAQELEKLVEAERDRLTEAIFRELIHQGKLRLVLMTGRAYRVPSRITVPRTVQQPLLHSTGRTVQMSLFDDPVPADWFNPALEAPVALCLDSQKKLLFWYRNLVGRDYFSVQGWRKNRIWPDFIAAKRSETHPEDYDTIYVLETKGDQLAGNLDTHYKQEVFALCNELGKKITWSDLGLEFPNRQVQFQVVMADEWERVIQELFA from the coding sequence ATGATGCCACTGAAACATTACCAGCAGCGGGCCTTGACGGTGATTGATCAGTATTTGCAGGCCTTGAGGGACTGGCGGGACAAGGTGTCGGCGTTACCCGAAGACGTGCGGGGCGCGGTGGATTTTCCGGCGAAAGCCTGGGAAGCGGTGGGGGGCCGGCAACCGTATCACGCCAAACAGACGGGGGCTGGAGAGCCGTTGCCCCATTTTTGTCTTAAGGTACCGACCGGCGGGGGCAAAACCTATTTGGCCGTTCAGACCATTGATCGGATTCAGCAACACTACCTGCATCGGCTCACCGGCCTCGTGTTGTGGATTGTGCCGACCCAGCAAATTTATCGGCAAACCCTGGCCCATTTACGGGATCGCCACCACCCCTACCGGCAGTTTTTGGACGTGGCGACGGGCGGACGGGTGATGGTCGTCGAAAAAACCGACCGGTTCACGCCGGATGATGTGGCCACGCGGCTGGTGATCGTGCTACTCATGTTGCCGTCGGCCAACCGGCGGGATAAAGAAACTTTGAAGCTCTTTCAAGATGCGAGCGGGTTTGAAGCCTTCTTTCCGCCCGAGGGGGATTACCCGGCTCACGAGCAGTGGCTGCAACGCTGGCCCAATCTGGATTATTTCGGCGACGAGGCGTCGTGGTTCGGCCGGCAGGTGAAAACGTCGTTAGGCAACGTGCTCCGGATTTTGTCGCCCGTCATTATTCTGGACGAAGGCCAAAAGGCCTACAGTGCCTCGGCCCAAGACACGATTCGCGGCTTTAACCCCGCGATCATTGTCGAATTGTCGGCGACTCCACCTCGGGGCAGCAACATTCTGGTGGATATTCGGGGCCGGGATCTGGACCAAGAAGAGATGATTAAACTGGATTTGCATGTCACCAATCGGGCGAGTCCGCGATGGCAGGATACCCTCGCCGACAGTGTCGCCTGGCGGGAAGCGTTGGAAGAGAAAGCCGTCCAGTACGAAGCCCGCACCGGGGTCTATATTCGCCCGATTACCCTGATTCAAGTCGAACGGACCGGCAAAGACCAAGTGGACGCGGGGTATATTCATGCGGAACATGTCAAACAGGCTTTAATGGATGTTCACGGGGTGCCCGAAGACCACATCGCCATTAAGTCCAGTGAGCAAGACGATATTGAAGGCATTGACCTTCTGGCGAAGGATTGTCCCATTCGGTACATCATTACAAAGCAGGCGTTGCAAGAGGGATGGGATTGCCCCTTCGCATACGTCTTAACGGTGCTGACCAACCCGTCCTCGCAAACGGCGCTCACCCAATTAGTCGGTCGCATTTTGCGCCAGCCCTATGCCAAGAAAACCGGGGTGCCCGCCCTGGATGAAAGCTACGTGTTTTGTTTCCAACGCCAAGCCTCGGAACTGGCCCAGTCGATTAAAGACGGGCTCGAAGACGAAGGGCTCGGGGATCTGGCCCATAGCGTCGCGCTATCCGATCGGGACAAGCCCTCCGACGGTCCACCGCGGACCGTGGGCATTCGGGAGCGTTTTCGGCGCTTTGAAGGCAAAGTGTATCTCCCGCGGTTTGTGATCACCGAGGCGGGCCGGGAAGAGGACCTGCAATACGAGATGGACCTGGTGCGGAGGATTCGGTGGGAGGAACTGCGGCTGGATCGTCTGGATACGCTCGTCTTAGGCATCCCGTCATTGGTGGATTGGGAAGTGGCTTATGGCTATGGGGAAACCGCGGAGACGGTGGTGGAGCGTGAACGCCGGGAGTATGAGGCCGCCCATCGCGCCATTAACGTGCTCTTTCTCACGCGCCGGTTAGAGGCTTTGGTGCCGAATCCGTGGGTCGCCCGCGACATTGTGAATCGGGCTATCGACCGGTTACGAACCCGGTACGACGAGGCCGTGATTGCGGCGAACCAGGTGTTCCTCGCGCAGGAACTGGAAAAGCTCGTGGAGGCGGAGCGCGACCGCCTGACCGAGGCTATTTTTCGCGAGCTCATTCACCAGGGCAAATTGCGCCTCGTGTTGATGACCGGTCGTGCGTATCGCGTGCCGAGTCGGATCACCGTTCCCCGCACCGTCCAACAACCTTTGCTGCATTCCACCGGTCGCACGGTACAGATGAGTTTGTTCGATGATCCGGTGCCCGCCGACTGGTTTAATCCCGCCTTGGAAGCGCCGGTGGCCTTGTGTCTGGACTCGCAGAAAAAGTTGCTCTTTTGGTATCGCAACTTAGTGGGCCGGGATTACTTTTCGGTGCAAGGATGGCGCAAAAACCGGATCTGGCCTGATTTCATTGCCGCCAAGCGTTCGGAGACCCATCCGGAGGACTACGACACGATTTACGTGCTCGAAACCAAAGGCGACCAATTGGCAGGTAACCTTGATACGCATTATAAGCAGGAGGTGTTTGCTTTGTGCAACGAACTGGGCAAAAAGATCACGTGGTCGGACCTGGGCTTGGAATTTCCTAACCGGCAGGTGCAGTTTCAAGTGGTGATGGCCGATGAGTGGGAGCGAGTAATTCAGGAATTATTTGCGTGA
- a CDS encoding hypothetical protein (COGs: COG4533 ABC-type uncharacterized transport system periplasmic component~KEGG: tmr:Tmar_1448 hypothetical protein~SPTR: Putative uncharacterized protein), translating into MMIDSHSGKSGIFLDRYVQLAHAVHTGPPDENPPPASLTVSELATLWDCSIRSAQETVRRLSTWGLLIWHPIPGRGNRSRVSFEVHPVHIYFNRAERALREGALPEAGFWLTEIIRECPCIPGVYDRLQHVRQTLGLPTEPGLGSFPRHLDSL; encoded by the coding sequence ATGATGATCGATTCACACTCAGGAAAATCCGGCATCTTTCTTGACCGCTATGTGCAACTCGCGCATGCCGTTCATACCGGGCCGCCGGACGAAAACCCGCCCCCGGCATCGTTGACCGTAAGCGAATTGGCCACCCTGTGGGATTGTTCGATCCGGTCCGCCCAAGAAACGGTTCGTCGTCTCAGCACCTGGGGGCTTTTAATCTGGCACCCGATACCCGGACGGGGCAACCGCTCCCGGGTATCATTTGAAGTGCACCCGGTGCACATTTATTTTAACCGCGCGGAACGGGCCCTTCGGGAAGGGGCATTGCCGGAAGCCGGATTTTGGCTAACCGAAATCATCCGGGAATGCCCCTGTATCCCAGGCGTCTACGACCGCCTGCAGCATGTTCGACAAACCTTGGGGTTGCCGACGGAACCCGGTTTAGGGTCCTTTCCCAGGCATCTTGACTCCTTATAG
- a CDS encoding Ornithine cyclodeaminase (PFAM: Ornithine cyclodeaminase/mu-crystallin family~COGs: COG2423 ornithine cyclodeaminase mu-crystallin homolog~InterPro IPR003462~KEGG: sro:Sros_0322 ornithine cyclodeaminase~PFAM: Ornithine cyclodeaminase/mu-crystallin~PRIAM: Ornithine cyclodeaminase~SPTR: Ornithine cyclodeaminase), whose product MPLWIGPHDVEKLLDEEALIQGIRAGFRELNDTLPTPQRFHSALAGIPQITDLAEVMILAPGALPSLPAFTVKVHAKYPSNATRGLPGIQGVIHLIDAATGKLLALIDSPQLTAHRTAAAGAVAADVLARPDARSVAIIGAGVQGEWQFKYLTHVRSIERVWVYDLDPRNAQAYAERRQSEGYWCKAVSTAAAAVRSADIIISATWARTPFLTASMVSPGAHVTTLGPDSPGKAEVDIDLLEQARVVCDDLVLARTMGCLYFWRDHPLPAVSLTAVLQNEVPGRINLDQHTVFGAVGLPFQDLVAAWQVFQGALEQGYGQALR is encoded by the coding sequence ATGCCTTTATGGATTGGGCCACATGACGTGGAGAAGCTTCTGGATGAGGAAGCTCTCATCCAAGGGATTCGGGCAGGGTTTCGTGAATTAAACGACACCCTACCGACTCCTCAACGCTTTCATTCGGCATTGGCGGGAATTCCCCAAATCACGGATCTAGCGGAAGTCATGATTCTCGCGCCCGGTGCCTTGCCGTCTCTCCCGGCTTTTACAGTGAAAGTTCACGCCAAATACCCGAGCAATGCAACCCGAGGGCTCCCTGGAATCCAAGGCGTGATCCACCTAATCGACGCCGCGACAGGTAAATTACTGGCTTTAATTGATTCTCCACAATTGACGGCCCACCGGACCGCAGCCGCCGGTGCAGTGGCAGCCGATGTCCTGGCGCGACCGGATGCCCGTTCGGTGGCGATTATTGGAGCCGGTGTTCAAGGTGAATGGCAATTTAAATATTTAACCCATGTACGATCGATCGAACGTGTCTGGGTCTATGATCTCGATCCCCGAAACGCCCAAGCCTACGCGGAACGTCGGCAATCCGAGGGGTATTGGTGTAAAGCGGTGTCAACGGCGGCAGCGGCGGTTCGGAGCGCCGACATCATTATCAGTGCAACCTGGGCACGCACTCCTTTTTTGACGGCCTCCATGGTATCCCCCGGTGCACATGTCACGACACTCGGTCCAGACTCTCCCGGAAAAGCCGAAGTCGACATCGATCTATTGGAACAGGCCCGGGTCGTTTGTGATGACCTCGTGTTGGCCCGTACCATGGGCTGTTTGTATTTCTGGCGGGATCACCCTCTCCCGGCCGTCTCTCTAACGGCCGTACTCCAAAACGAGGTCCCGGGCCGAATCAACCTGGACCAGCATACCGTTTTTGGCGCCGTAGGGCTGCCCTTTCAAGATTTGGTCGCCGCATGGCAGGTTTTTCAAGGGGCGCTAGAACAGGGGTATGGCCAAGCCTTGCGATAG
- a CDS encoding flavin reductase domain protein FMN-binding protein (PFAM: Flavin reductase like domain~COGs: COG1853 Conserved protein/domain typically associated with flavoprotein oxygenase DIM6/NTAB family~InterPro IPR002563~KEGG: tsc:TSC_c21560 conserved protein/domain typically associated with flavoprotein oxygenase, DIM6/ntab family~PFAM: Flavin reductase-like, FMN-binding~SPTR: Conserved protein/domain typically associated with flavoprotein oxygenase, Dim6/ntab family): MDQAVKKKALRLFTYGLYVQTARHEGELAAGTVNWVSQASFNPPLVMVAVKADSHLHTVIERSGRFALNVLSAEQQSIAQDFFRPTQVSGQTLNGHPFEEGPATGAPLLTELPAWVECQVTDTVKRGDHTVFVAEVIEAGVRDEEAKALDMWNTGWFYAG; encoded by the coding sequence ATGGATCAAGCCGTCAAGAAAAAAGCGCTCAGACTATTTACATACGGACTCTACGTTCAAACCGCCCGCCACGAGGGAGAATTGGCGGCCGGAACCGTTAACTGGGTCTCTCAAGCGTCATTCAATCCCCCCTTGGTGATGGTCGCGGTAAAAGCGGACAGCCACCTCCACACCGTTATTGAACGGTCCGGCCGATTTGCCTTAAATGTCCTCAGTGCCGAGCAGCAATCCATCGCCCAAGACTTTTTCCGGCCCACCCAGGTTTCCGGCCAGACGCTTAACGGCCACCCGTTTGAAGAGGGCCCGGCGACAGGCGCCCCCTTATTGACCGAATTACCGGCTTGGGTGGAATGCCAGGTCACCGATACGGTTAAACGCGGAGACCACACCGTATTTGTCGCCGAAGTCATCGAAGCGGGTGTCCGCGACGAAGAAGCCAAGGCCTTGGACATGTGGAATACAGGATGGTTTTACGCCGGATAA
- a CDS encoding Shikimate/quinate 5-dehydrogenase (PFAM: Shikimate / quinate 5-dehydrogenase~COGs: COG5322 dehydrogenase~InterPro IPR006151~KEGG: adg:Adeg_1649 shikimate/quinate 5-dehydrogenase~PFAM: Quinate/shikimate 5-dehydrogenase/glutamyl-tRNA reductase~SPTR: Shikimate/quinate 5-dehydrogenase), with amino-acid sequence MRRFAFIIHPLRFDDFARKYGFTRYLPPKLVEWAFKQVGPVMAGHVTGVRSPAGEELEGWLIGLPLTPEIILSSPYDWVLRKLTAAGELAERLGAEIVGLGAFTKIAGDRGISLAKNLHIPVTTGNSYTTATAVEGTLAAAREMGISVKDAATTVIGATGSIGRAASFELAEQVKQLTLVARTPEKLEALRQDLLTRHPHLDVKVTTDIPGAVRPADIVIAVSSATGAIVDPDDLKPGAVITDVARPRNLSRVVTERRPDVLVLDGGVIQVPGESADMGFDFGFPPKMVEACMAETMILALEGRLENFTIGPSIATEKVREIHRLGSKHGFKLAGFRRFERAIDNRELDRIRQAAAERLRITG; translated from the coding sequence ATGCGGCGTTTTGCGTTTATCATTCATCCGTTACGGTTTGACGATTTTGCCCGGAAATATGGTTTTACTCGGTATTTACCGCCTAAGTTGGTGGAATGGGCGTTTAAACAGGTCGGTCCGGTCATGGCGGGGCATGTGACCGGCGTCCGTTCTCCGGCCGGCGAAGAACTCGAGGGGTGGCTTATCGGGTTGCCGTTAACCCCCGAGATTATTTTGTCGTCCCCTTACGACTGGGTTCTTCGCAAATTAACCGCGGCAGGGGAATTGGCGGAACGGCTCGGGGCTGAAATTGTCGGATTAGGAGCTTTTACCAAAATCGCCGGTGATCGGGGTATTTCATTGGCGAAAAATCTCCATATTCCGGTGACCACGGGAAATTCCTATACGACGGCAACGGCCGTGGAAGGGACCTTGGCGGCGGCTCGGGAAATGGGCATATCCGTGAAAGATGCCGCCACGACGGTCATCGGGGCCACCGGTTCTATTGGGCGAGCCGCCAGCTTTGAATTGGCCGAACAGGTCAAACAACTGACGTTGGTGGCCCGAACACCCGAGAAGTTAGAAGCGTTACGGCAAGACCTGTTAACGAGGCATCCGCACTTGGACGTTAAAGTGACGACCGATATTCCCGGTGCGGTACGCCCGGCCGACATCGTGATCGCGGTGTCCTCGGCCACCGGGGCGATAGTCGATCCGGACGACTTGAAACCGGGGGCGGTTATTACCGATGTTGCCCGGCCCCGGAATTTATCGCGGGTAGTTACCGAACGACGGCCGGACGTCTTGGTATTAGACGGGGGCGTTATTCAAGTACCGGGCGAATCGGCGGACATGGGCTTTGATTTTGGTTTTCCCCCTAAAATGGTGGAGGCCTGTATGGCGGAAACCATGATTTTAGCGCTTGAGGGACGGTTGGAAAACTTCACCATCGGGCCGTCTATCGCCACCGAGAAAGTTCGCGAAATCCATCGGCTCGGATCCAAGCACGGGTTTAAACTGGCCGGCTTCCGGCGGTTTGAACGGGCTATCGACAATCGGGAGCTGGATCGGATTCGACAGGCCGCCGCGGAACGGTTGCGCATTACCGGCTAG
- a CDS encoding transposase mutator type (PFAM: Transposase, Mutator family~COGs: COG3328 Transposase and inactivated derivatives~InterPro IPR001207~KEGG: gwc:GWCH70_1766 transposase mutator type~PFAM: Transposase, mutator type~SPTR: Transposase mutator type): MAHHQITLEDQTIQALMGQKDNALALLVQQVLNQVLEAQVTEYLQAKRYERTEERRGYRNGTRSRQLTTRVGTLTLEVPRTRDGEFSPPLFDRYQRHEKALVLTLMEMVVNGVSTRKIRRVTEELCGTEFSKSTVSELAKGLDAAVQQWRTRSLAETRYPFLIVDALVLKIRENGAVRPRSGCVVTGINETGYREILGFWLGDSESKQTWTAVFTELKDRGLTGVELVVSDDHRGLRHAIEQQFQGARGQRCQTPRTRNVLEAAPKAVQAELHGRLRTLFEAPDRATVDLLWDKLLRDFAERAPRALAILEDGLEDALAVLQLPEPLRQRLRTTNGVERLNAEIRRRERVIRIFPNRDSVVRLLGALLLEQHEAWITGKRYVNLEPYWQAKRSSAAADTPPDSGAASVA; the protein is encoded by the coding sequence ATGGCTCACCATCAGATTACGCTGGAAGATCAAACAATCCAAGCCCTTATGGGTCAAAAGGACAATGCGCTAGCCTTGCTGGTGCAACAGGTGTTAAACCAGGTGCTCGAGGCCCAGGTGACCGAATATCTCCAGGCCAAACGGTATGAGCGGACCGAAGAGCGACGGGGGTATCGCAATGGCACCCGGAGCCGACAGCTCACGACGCGGGTCGGGACGTTGACGCTGGAGGTCCCGCGGACGCGGGACGGCGAGTTCAGTCCCCCGCTCTTTGATCGCTATCAGCGGCACGAAAAAGCGCTCGTGTTAACGTTGATGGAAATGGTGGTGAATGGGGTGTCCACACGCAAAATCCGACGGGTCACGGAAGAGCTCTGTGGCACCGAATTTTCGAAGTCCACGGTGTCGGAACTGGCGAAAGGCTTAGATGCCGCCGTTCAGCAATGGCGGACACGGTCCCTCGCGGAGACGCGGTATCCCTTCCTCATTGTGGATGCCTTAGTCCTGAAAATCCGTGAAAACGGGGCCGTGCGGCCCCGGAGTGGGTGTGTGGTGACCGGCATCAACGAGACGGGCTACCGGGAAATTCTCGGGTTCTGGCTCGGGGACAGTGAGTCGAAGCAGACGTGGACCGCGGTGTTTACGGAACTCAAAGATCGTGGCTTAACGGGTGTCGAGTTGGTGGTGTCGGATGACCACCGCGGGCTGCGGCACGCCATCGAACAGCAGTTCCAAGGCGCCCGTGGGCAGCGCTGCCAAACCCCCCGGACGCGGAATGTCCTCGAGGCGGCCCCCAAAGCGGTGCAAGCTGAGCTCCACGGTCGCCTCCGCACCCTCTTTGAGGCTCCCGATCGAGCGACCGTCGACCTCTTGTGGGACAAACTCCTCCGGGACTTTGCCGAGCGAGCTCCCCGAGCGCTGGCGATTCTCGAGGACGGGCTCGAGGATGCGTTGGCGGTATTGCAGCTCCCCGAGCCGCTACGCCAGCGGTTGCGCACGACGAATGGCGTCGAGCGGCTCAACGCCGAGATCCGGCGCCGGGAACGGGTGATTCGCATCTTCCCGAACCGGGATTCCGTCGTCCGCCTCTTGGGCGCGCTGTTGCTCGAGCAGCATGAGGCGTGGATCACCGGCAAGCGATACGTAAACCTCGAACCCTACTGGCAGGCAAAACGGTCTTCCGCGGCGGCGGACACGCCGCCGGATTCCGGAGCGGCATCCGTCGCGTAA